AGTGGGCAGCGAAGGAATGAATGACTGTTAGTATACGGAAAAACCAGAAAGTAGAGGGAACACATGTGGTTTGTGGACGAGCTGCaaatcatatgtaattagtTATACCAAGAAAGctgttcaaattaaaaatgaggACTTGACCTAGTGGGAGTGGTGTATCATGGATAAGCAAAAAAGTATTGTAATTAGAACCAATCTATCTGGAGATTGAATAAGAATTCGGAAGAACAATTTTTGTGAATAGACCTCAGAATTATCCACATGGCATCATGTCTAGCATTTAGTTAAATTTCTCTGTTTTTATGTGTTGTGTTTGATCTCCGTTCTTCTATTCTTAATAAACACCCATATAATCTATACTAGTATTCACATCAAACATTTACAGTAGGCAGAAAACCTATTATATTATCAGCTTTCTGTCTAGAGTTTATAATTATCATGTCCAAAAGAATCTTAAGGAATTAATTCAATGCATTTTAGTCTTTATTTTGCATTGGCTAATCTAATTATCACACAGGAAAAGGGTCGGCCACTACCAAAATTTGGCGAATGGGATGTCAATGATCCAGCCTCAGCTGAGGGGTTCACAGTGATATTTAATAAGGCAAGGGATGAAAAAAAGACAGGTGGCAATCCTGAGTCACCAGCAAAGACTGCCGCTGATCCTCACAGCAAACCTGCAGTAGATCCTGGGAAAACTCAGACTGTAAGATGTTGTTTAGTAAACTTCTCTCACTAACCTGACAcacaaataac
This portion of the Vigna unguiculata cultivar IT97K-499-35 chromosome 6, ASM411807v1, whole genome shotgun sequence genome encodes:
- the LOC114188092 gene encoding protein NOI4, translating into MSEKGRPLPKFGEWDVNDPASAEGFTVIFNKARDEKKTGGNPESPAKTAADPHSKPAVDPGKTQTKKWFCCMQPSAE